In Eupeodes corollae chromosome 3, idEupCoro1.1, whole genome shotgun sequence, a single genomic region encodes these proteins:
- the LOC129952635 gene encoding pre-mRNA-splicing factor ATP-dependent RNA helicase DHX16: protein MGRDKNRRRDSSSSSESIDSAEEERLRDIKERDAFAERLKKKDENNTRKVLESSGSRKAFEEAAKRLKLEHEDRDKILPQLRIQSRRKYLEKRKDDKVAELEADIIDDEYLFDESVLSKREKEEREYKKQLLTIAKEHERARELERVQRYRMPQDMKKGEKEEYVEVDEREKLPNFEQKKWEQEQLASAMFQFGAKDAKAKEEYELLLDDQIDFIQALTMEGTKEKKDRKPEISEAERQKMDLQETRRSLPVYPFKDDLIAAIREHQILIIEGETGSGKTTQIPQYLIDAGFTKDKKKIGCTQPRRVAAMSVAARVAQEMDVKLGNEVGYSIRFEDCTSERTILKYMTDGTLHREFLSEPDLASYSCMIIDEAHERTLHTDILFGLVKDIARFRPELKLLISSATLDADKFSQFFDDAPIFRIPGRRFPVDIFYTKAPEADYIDACCVSVLQIHATQPLGDILVFLTGQDEIETCQEVLQDRIKRLGSKLKELLVIPVYANLPSDMQAKIFEPTPPNARKVILATNIAETSLTIDNIVYVIDPGFAKQNNFNSRTGMESLMVVPISKASANQRAGRAGRTAPGKCFRLYTSWAYKHELEDNTVPEIQRINLGNAVLMLKALGINDLIHFDFLDPPPHETLVLALEQLYALGALNHHGELTKLGRRMAEFPLDPMMAKMLLASEKYKCSEEMVSIAAMLSVNSAIFYRPKDKIIHADTARKNFNHMHGDHLSLLQVYNQWADTDYSTQWCYENFIQYRSMKRARDVREQLVGLMQRVEIDMVTCLPETINIRKAITSGYFYHVSRLSKGGHYKTIKHNQTVMIHPNSSLFEELPRWVLYHELVFTTKEYMRQVIEIESKWLLEVAPHYYKPKELEDSTNKKMPKTTGRALRTE, encoded by the exons atgggTCGCGATAAAAACCGTAGAAGGGACTCATCTTCAAGTTCTGAGAGTATTGACAGTGCCGAAGAGGAGCGTCTACGTGATATTAAGGAACGAGATGCATTTGCCGAgcgtttaaaaaagaaagatgaaaacAATACAAGAAAAGTCCTGGAATCCAGTGGCAGTCGAAAAGCTTTCGAAGAAGCAGCTAAACGACTAAAACTCGAACATGAAGATCGTGATAAGATCCTCCCTCAATTAAGAATTCAATCACGTCGCAAATATCTGGAGAAACGTAAAGATGACAAAGTCGCTGAACTCGAAGCAGATATCATCGATGATGAATATTTGTTTGACGAATCGGT ACTCTCGAAAcgtgaaaaagaagaaagagaATACAAGAAGCAGTTGCTTACCATTGCCAAGGAGCATGAGAGAGCTCGAGAATTGGAGCGTGTTCAACGCTACCGTATGCCACAGGATATGAAGAAGGGCGAGAAAG AGGAGTATGTTGAAGTTGACGAACGTGAAAAACttccaaattttgaacaaaagaaaTGGGAACAGGAGCAGCTAGCATCTGCTATGTTCCAATTTGGTGCCAAGGATGCAAAAGCCAAAGAAGAATACGAACTGCTGCTGGATGATCAAATCGATTTCATCCAAGCTTTGACAATGGAAGGCACGAAGGAGAAAAAGGATAGAAAACCCGAAATTAGTGAAGCCGAACGACAAAAAATGGACCTTCAAGAGACACGCCGGTCACTCCCAGTGTACCCATTCAAAGATGATCTTATTGCTGCTATTCGTGAACACCAG attttaattattgaaGGTGAGACAGGATCAGGCAAAACTACACAGATTCCTCAGTACCTAATCGATGCTGGTTTCACGAAGGATAAAAAGAAGATCGGTTGCACTCAGCCACGTCGTGTGGCTGCAATGTCAGTTGCTGCTCGTGTCGCTCAGGAAATGGATGTTAAATTGGGCAACGAGGTGGGTTATAGTATTCGTTTCGAAGATTGCACATCGGAGAGAACGATTCTGAAATACATGACCGATGGTACACTTCACAGAGAATTTCTCTCAGAGCCCGATTTGGCTTCGTACAGCTGCATGATTATCGATGAGGCTCATGAACGTACATTGCACACAGATATTCTCTTTGGTCTGGTAAAAGACATCGCCCGCTTTAGGCCCGAATTGAAACTCCTCATTTCAAGTGCAACTCTAGATGCTGACAAGTTTTCACAGTTTTTTGATGATGCTCCAATTTTTAGAATTCCCGGAAGACGTTTTCCA GTTGACATCTTTTACACTAAAGCCCCCGAGGCAGACTACATTGATGCGTGTTGTGTGTCTGTTCTTCAAATTCACGCCACCCAGCCTTTGGGTGATATATTGGTTTTCCTTACAGGTCAGGATGAAATCGAGACTTGTCAGGAAGTTCTCCAGGATCGAATTAAGCGTCTCGGCTCTAAACTAAAAGAGCTTCTTGTGATCCCTGTGTATGCAAACCTTCCCAGTGACATGCAAGCTAAGATTTTTGAACCTACTCCACCAAATGCCAGAAAGGTCATTTTAGCTACTAACATAGCCGAGACCTCCCTCACAATCGACAATATCGTCTACGTTATTGATCCAGGGTTTGCCAAACAGAATAATTTCAATTCTCGCACGGGGATGGAATCTCTAATGGTTGTTCCAATATCGAAAGCTTCAGCAAATCAAAGGGCGGGTCGGGCTGGACGAACTGCACCGGGCAAGTGTTTCAGGTTGTATACGTCGTGGGCTTATAAACACGAACTCGAAGACAACACTGTTCCAGAGATTCAAAGGATTAATTTGGGAAATGCTGTTTTAATGCTCAAAGCTCTGGGAATCAATGATCTGATACATTTTGATTTCCTCGATCCACCACCTCATGAAACCCTAGTTTTGGCCTTGGAACAGTTGTATGCCTTAGGTGCTCTCAATCACCATGGCGAACTGACGAAACTTGGACGTCGAATGGCAGAATTTCCCTTGGACCCGATGATGGCAAAAATGCTACTTGCTAGCGAAAA gTACAAGTGTTCCGAGGAAATGGTTTCCATTGCAGCTATGCTATCTGTGAACAGTGCCATTTTTTACCGACCCAAGGATAAAATAATTCACGCCGACACCGCGCGAAAGAACTTTAATCACATGCACGGTGATCACTTGAGTTTATTGCAAGTTTACAACCAATGGGCAGACACTGATTACAGCACCCAATGGTGCTATGAGAACTTCATACAGTATCGTTCGATGAAGAGAGCCCGAGATGTCCGCGAGCAACTTGTTGGACTGATGCAGCGAGTTGAGATCGATATGGTTACATGTCTGCCCGAAACCATAAATATCCGAAAGGCAATTACGTCAGGTTATTTTTATCATGTCTCGCGATTATCAAAAGGCGGTCATTATAAGACGATCAAACATAATCAAACGGTTATGATTCATCCGAATTCATCGCTGTTCGAAGAACTGCCCCGATGGGTGCTCTATCATGAACTTGTGTTCACAACGAAGGAGTATATGAGACAAGTCATTGAAATCGAGAGCAAGTGGCTTCTGGAAGTAGCTCCTCATTACTATAAGCCCAAGGAACTGGAGGATTCGACGAATAAGAAAATGCCCAAGACAACCGGTAGAGCTTTAAGAACTGAATAG
- the LOC129952636 gene encoding uncharacterized protein LOC129952636: MFTKSGSKLVRISIPPKTDHLPKNGDTTNQNTPFNGSLHSILDDLVSRGCTVTAITQVNPPKQKINYRTSAPSASNSKRSSTKSRSSSQTRPAKNCISSKDLLTSRIGPDPVNVQSKNERTIQTRKSRPAKNRPYVDESKERVFTAFKAKNNPLDAPPPDTLSQNLQYDERTSSAGPSADKNLIVGKHGLPSNINFSRYINGTKYVCFTPHKNVIKRERLIQVTENEIKGTIESAVQCDLYEDEGSSSDSSQSDWINEIIEEYEYLEEDGDMFECHICGEVCRSHISNLKHSMTHKESSLLCFRCGRLFPNTSKLLAHEDKMHPNEDNLKIKKALRCPKLNCLKAFHSERQLFDHIDQHTTRITEQRCNKCQRSFPSSLQLLSHVNRRNCFR, from the exons atgtttaccaaatcaGGCAGTAAGCTTGTGCGAATATCAATTCCTCCTAAAACTGACCACCTTCCCAAGAATGGTGACACCACCAACCAGAATACTCCATTTAATGGAAGTTTACATAGTATTCTTGATGACCTGGTGTCAAGAGGGTGCACTGTGACTGCCATTACGCAAGTAAATCCTCCGaaacaaaagataaattatAGAACTTCGGCGCCGTCGGCCAGTAATAGCAAGAGATCATCTACTAAATCAAGAAGTTCATCTCAAACCCGCCCTGCAAAGAATTGTATATCTTCAAAAGATTTACTCACGTCACGAATAGGACCAGACCCCGTCAATGTGCAGAGTAAGAACGAAAGAACCATCCAAACTAGGAAATCGAGGCCAGCCAAAAACCGGCCATACGTCGACGAATCGAAAGAAAGAG TCTTTACTGCCTTTAAGGCGAAAAACAATCCTTTAGATGCACCGCCACCCGACACACTATCACAAAACCTTCAATATGATGAAAGAACATCATCAGCAGGACCTTCAGCCGACAAAAATTTGATAGTAGGCAAACATGGTTTGCCTTCTAACATCAATTTCTCGAGATATATCAATGGTACCAAATACGTGTGTTTTACTCCTCACAAAAATGTCATCAAGCGAGAACGTCTCATCCAAGTgactgaaaatgaaataaaaggaACCATCGAAAGTGCAGTGCAGTGTGACTTATATGAAGATGAAGGCTCCTCCTCGGACAGCTCCCAATCAGACTGGATAAACGAAATTATCGAGGAATACGAATACCTTGAAGAAGATGGTGATATGTTTGAGTGTCATATTTGCGGCGAGGTATGCCGAAGTCATATATCCAATCTTAAGCACTCAATGACACACAAAGAGAGCAGCCTGTTGTGCTTTCGTTGTGGCCGATTGTTTCCTAATACCTCAAAGCTGTTAGCACACGAAGATAAAATGCATCCAAATGaggataatttaaaaattaagaaagcaCTTCGCTGTCCAAAATTAAACTGTTTAAAAGCCTTTCACTCCGAACGACAATTATTCGACCACATTGATCAGCACACGACCAGAATAACCGAACAGCGATGTAACAAATGTCAGCGGTCCTTCCCTTCGTCACTGCAATTACTTAGTCATGTTAATCGACGGAATTGTTTTAGATGA
- the LOC129952125 gene encoding HEAT repeat-containing protein 3, translating into MGKTKKNKIRPAKVNPIGIPSLRDLENEDEFNMENSNPIEAIRDQLQCSNVEEKINGLQALAVLSSNKNKVVNICSSDVIRIAAPLLVEPNNAVRNACAGALRNLSVCGVEVCENLVDQDVLTPLLVLLNEYAKEANWVPEFDEKLTGQLGLKSDIFLQSVNLLWNLCESTSVALENFNQSHILESFIRCLDYKVFGFDIAISVAQCLLVISEENPNSWNVFNNHVPEFICLLNIEGDHSHTFLRTLAAGILSNVPALAAAYVNKIFPALSATFDVNHRTVLGDITSTLPLQQQPNQTELEVKMDVVDVGEETDEAASLRRRKQDLPTDIEIQVKNVGYLLEAQKVAAEIITNQCATDDDEWIDNDADDASDNESVHDYDSNSKANSTTNLQNTDKLPVEVLEAIKSFGFVEKLWHKAKPIQDNVSQILRETSYTLLNKVKSLRVSCLLCLQNLCNSMSTEDLGGPTAIYAVWLDLGQQVFQGPQDLILLEPSTSLMRASLEHLKKSPELFAQMSENDLELMLNGVNKCTMPEIRANWLRMLGTLGCLLSERLVKVIIEFILDTCSKEQDVWTISESIDALMDMFSDNDWNQIVVELNFHERIKALEKVFKSKIRQQKRELNERYPAVLTVRTNLSRFVKYVESELKKFSSTNGT; encoded by the exons atgggaaaaacgaaaaaaaataaaatacgacCAGCCAAAGTCAATCCCATTGGTATACCGAGCCTACGAGATCTTGAAAATGAAGACGAATTCAATATGGAAAATAGCAATCCCATCGAAGCAATTCGTGACCAATTACAATGTTCCAATGTTGAGGAAAAGATCAACGGACTGCAAGCATTGGCTGTACTCTcatcgaataaaaataaagttgtcaaCATCTGTTCGAGTGATGTTATTCGAATTGCAGCCCCATTGTTAGTTGAACCAAACAATGCTGTACGAAATGCTTGTGCAGGAGCTCTGCGTAATCTTTCAGTTTGTGGAGTAGAAGTTTGTGAGAATCTTGTCGACCAAGATGTCCTCACGCCATTGCTGGTTCTTCTAAATGAGTATGCAAAAGAAGCCAATTGGGTTCCAGAATTTGATGAGAAACTCACAGGTCAACTTGGTTTGAAATCAGATATATTCCTTCAG TCTGTAAATCTTCTGTGGAATCTCTGTGAGAGCACATCTGTTGCACTTGAGAACTTCAACCAATCACACATCTTGGAGAGTTTCATTCGTTGTTTGGACTACAAAGTGTTTGGATTCGATATCGCAATTTCTGTTGCCCAATGTTTGTTGGTTATATCCGAGGAAAATCCAAATTCCTGGAATGTTTTTAACAATCATGTTCCAGAGTTTATTTGTCTGCTTAACATTGAAGGTGATCATTCGCATACgtttttaagaactctcgctGCAG gaatttTGTCAAACGTTCCTGCACTGGCAGCtgcatatgtaaataaaatattcccAGCTCTCTCGGCTACTTTCGATGTTAACCATAGAACTGTTCTTGGTGACATCACAAGTACTCTACCTTTGCAACAGCAACCAAATCAAACTGAACTCGAAGTGAAAATGGATGTTGTCGATG TTGGTGAAGAAACAGACGAAGCCGCATCTTTGAGGAGAAGAAAACAAGATTTACCTACAGATATTGAAATTCAAGTAAAAAACGTTGGATATCTGCTAGAAGCCCAAAAAGTAGCTGCAGAGATTATTACAAATCAATGTGCAACTGACGATGATG AGTGGATTGATAATGATGCCGATGATGCATCGGACAATGAAAGCGTTCACGACTATGATAGCAATAGTAAAGCCAATAGCACGACAAACCTTCAAAATACCGACAAACTTCCCGTCGAAGTTTTAGAAGCCATCAAATCATTTGGATTTGTAGAAAAA cttTGGCATAAAGCAAAACCAATACAAGATAATGTTAGTCAAATTTTACGCGAGACTAGTTACACACTCTTGAATAA AGTAAAAAGTCTGCGAGTATCATGCCTTTTGTGTTTacaaaatctttgcaattcaaTGAGTACCGAAGATCTTGGTGGCCCAACTGCAATCTATGCCGTTTGGTTGGATTTGGGACAACAGGTGTTCCAAGGACCACAAGATCTCATTCTCTTAGAGCCATCGACCTCATTGATGCGCGCGTCATtggagcatttaaaaaaaagcccaGAACTCTTTGCCCAAATGTCAGAGAATGATTtagaa TTAATGTTAAATGGAGTGAATAAGTGTACGATGCCAGAAATTCGCGCCAATTGGTTACGAATGTTGGGTACTTTGGGTTGCTTGCTTTCTGAACGTCTAGTCAAAGtgattattgaatttattttagacACATGTTCAAAG GAACAAGATGTTTGGACTATATCTGAATCAATAGATGCTCTAATGGACATGTTTTCTGACAACGACTGGAACCAAATTgtagttgaattaaatttccaTGAACGCATTAAGGCTttagaaaaagttttcaaatcaaag ATTCGTCAGCAGAAGAGAGAATTAAATGAAAGATACCCAGCTGTTCTTACAGTACGCACAAATCTAAGTCGTTTTGTTAAGTAtgtcgaaagtgaattgaaaaaattctcCAGTACGAAtggaacataa